A window of Phycobacter azelaicus contains these coding sequences:
- a CDS encoding RluA family pseudouridine synthase → MERRRIEFVIAENPPKRLDKAVSRDVPEEATLSRTRLARLIDEGALSVDGVVTRDPKARVEAGAVIAVTVEEASDSHIGPEDIPLDVIYEDDDLIVVNKPAGMVVHPAPGTPSGTLVNALMHHCGENLSGVGGVKRPGIVHRIDKETSGLLVVAKSDAAHQGLAVQFERHTVERYYRAVCYGGPDGNDPRLRGVKGASFEPGNILKLTTQLARHKTDRQRQAVLFHGGRHAVTRARIVEPFGTPPVAALIECWLETGRTHQIRVHMAHAGHGLIGDPTYGGKRKLPLKALSEKAIAAVQTFPRQALHAAVLGFTHPVSGEEMRFEAPLPQDMRDLLDALRTPQC, encoded by the coding sequence ATGGAGCGCCGCCGGATAGAGTTCGTCATCGCGGAAAACCCGCCTAAGCGCCTTGATAAAGCGGTTTCGCGCGATGTGCCAGAGGAGGCGACGCTGTCGCGCACCCGGCTGGCACGGCTGATAGACGAAGGGGCCCTGTCGGTCGATGGCGTGGTAACGCGCGATCCCAAGGCACGGGTCGAGGCGGGCGCGGTGATTGCCGTCACGGTCGAGGAAGCCAGCGACAGCCACATCGGCCCTGAGGATATCCCGCTCGATGTGATCTATGAGGATGACGATCTGATCGTTGTCAATAAACCGGCGGGCATGGTGGTGCACCCGGCGCCGGGAACGCCCTCGGGCACCTTGGTAAACGCCCTGATGCATCATTGCGGGGAGAACCTCTCGGGCGTCGGTGGCGTGAAACGCCCCGGTATCGTGCACCGGATTGATAAGGAAACATCGGGCCTGTTGGTGGTCGCCAAGTCGGATGCAGCGCATCAGGGGCTGGCCGTACAGTTCGAACGTCACACGGTGGAGCGCTACTACCGCGCTGTCTGTTACGGAGGGCCCGATGGCAATGATCCACGCCTGCGCGGAGTGAAGGGCGCCAGTTTCGAACCCGGCAATATCCTCAAGCTCACCACCCAACTGGCGCGTCACAAGACGGATCGCCAGCGCCAGGCCGTCTTGTTTCATGGCGGGCGTCACGCCGTCACCCGTGCGCGCATTGTCGAACCCTTTGGAACGCCACCGGTGGCGGCGCTGATCGAATGCTGGCTGGAAACCGGGCGCACCCATCAGATCCGAGTTCATATGGCTCATGCAGGTCATGGCCTGATTGGCGACCCCACCTATGGCGGCAAGCGCAAGCTACCCCTCAAGGCTCTGAGCGAAAAAGCCATTGCGGCGGTGCAGACTTTCCCACGCCAGGCGCTCCATGCAGCCGTTTTGGGCTTTACCCATCCGGTCAGCGGGGAGGAGATGCGGTTCGAAGCCCCTCTGCCGCAGGACATGCGTGACCTGCTGGACGCGCTGCGCACCCCTCAATGTTGA
- a CDS encoding DUF6476 family protein, giving the protein MTDPSQPELQDEPPQLKFLRRLVTTLTAVMIGGLVVVITLLVIRLSDDGPSFPSQVTLPAGVKAQAVTFGTGWMAVVTEDQRILILDSETGAIRQEIALQPAR; this is encoded by the coding sequence ATGACAGATCCTTCCCAGCCCGAATTGCAAGACGAGCCGCCGCAGCTGAAGTTCCTGCGCCGACTGGTGACCACGCTGACCGCGGTCATGATTGGCGGGCTTGTAGTGGTAATCACACTGCTTGTCATCCGCCTGTCTGATGACGGCCCCAGCTTTCCGAGCCAGGTCACCCTGCCCGCGGGAGTGAAAGCTCAAGCGGTCACCTTTGGCACCGGCTGGATGGCGGTGGTTACCGAGGATCAGCGCATCCTTATTCTGGATTCCGAGACCGGCGCCATTCGGCAGGAGATAGCCCTGCAACCTGCACGATAG
- a CDS encoding GNAT family N-acetyltransferase produces the protein MSEVTLRRFEPDDSEWLVERHQTLYARDEGFDDTFGPLVAEILKEFCASHDSTCERGWIAEENGQRLGSIFCVRLTDTTAKLRLFLLTPEARGKGLGKRLLQTCMQFARDAGYKDMTLWTHESHEAACALYAAFGWELADSKPVHSFGQDLIEQSWKTVL, from the coding sequence ATGAGCGAAGTGACCCTGCGCCGATTCGAACCTGATGACAGCGAGTGGCTGGTGGAGCGTCACCAGACTCTTTACGCTCGGGATGAAGGCTTTGATGACACCTTCGGCCCGCTGGTGGCCGAGATCCTGAAAGAATTCTGCGCCTCGCACGATTCGACCTGCGAGCGCGGTTGGATCGCCGAGGAAAACGGGCAACGGCTCGGCTCGATTTTCTGCGTGCGCTTGACGGACACCACTGCCAAGCTGCGCCTGTTCCTCTTGACGCCGGAGGCGCGCGGGAAGGGGTTGGGCAAGCGCCTGCTGCAGACTTGCATGCAGTTCGCGCGCGATGCGGGCTACAAGGACATGACGCTCTGGACCCATGAAAGCCACGAGGCGGCCTGTGCCCTATACGCGGCTTTCGGCTGGGAACTGGCAGACAGCAAGCCCGTGCATTCTTTCGGACAGGATTTGATCGAACAAAGCTGGAAAACTGTGCTTTAA
- a CDS encoding DUF6324 family protein produces MGINSERDIEANMQIGPTDLGMVRIYIEADGVEIPMDFEPEEAEEIADEIRAAAQAARSISG; encoded by the coding sequence ATGGGTATCAACAGCGAACGCGATATCGAGGCGAACATGCAGATCGGCCCGACCGACCTTGGCATGGTGCGCATCTATATCGAGGCCGACGGCGTGGAGATCCCGATGGATTTCGAGCCCGAAGAGGCCGAGGAAATCGCCGACGAGATCCGCGCTGCCGCCCAGGCCGCCCGCAGCATCAGCGGATAA
- a CDS encoding MmcB family DNA repair protein: MADDHDLAGFQAGQRLARGVARYLRSLGFVSVEEFVPTRGLRVDLMALGPKGEIWVVECKSSRADFQSDSKWQGYLEWCDRYFWAVDTEFPVEILPDETGLIIADAYYGEIVRMGPEDKLPAARRKKMTHKLAMDAARRLQSLRDPRFGQEGILPGSEGGEA; this comes from the coding sequence ATGGCAGACGATCACGACTTGGCAGGGTTTCAGGCGGGGCAAAGGCTGGCCCGCGGTGTGGCGCGATATTTGCGCTCGCTGGGGTTTGTCTCGGTCGAGGAATTTGTGCCCACGCGGGGCCTGCGCGTCGATCTGATGGCGCTGGGGCCAAAGGGAGAGATCTGGGTAGTGGAGTGCAAATCCAGCCGCGCCGATTTCCAGTCCGACAGCAAGTGGCAGGGATATCTGGAGTGGTGTGACCGCTATTTCTGGGCGGTGGATACCGAATTCCCGGTGGAGATCCTGCCCGATGAAACCGGGCTGATCATTGCGGACGCCTATTACGGCGAAATCGTTCGCATGGGGCCCGAGGACAAGCTGCCAGCCGCGCGGCGCAAGAAGATGACGCACAAGCTGGCCATGGATGCGGCGCGGCGCCTGCAGTCCTTGCGCGATCCACGCTTTGGCCAGGAGGGTATTCTGCCGGGATCTGAAGGGGGCGAAGCCTAG
- the lepA gene encoding translation elongation factor 4 has product MTELSKIRNFSIVAHIDHGKSTLADRLIQETGTVETRDMKEQLLDSMDIERERGITIKANTVRIDYKADDGETYVLNLIDTPGHVDFAYEVSRSMRAVEGSLLVVDSTQGVEAQTLANVYQAIEADHEIVPVLNKIDLPASDCDRVAEQIEDVIGIDATDAIQVSAKTGQGIHETLEAIVQQLPAPEGNRDAPLKAMLVDSWYDAYLGVIVLVRIMDGVLKKGMRVKFMSNDTLHHVDRIGVFRPAMQVVDELGPGEIGFLTASIKQVRDTRVGDTITNDRNGTEVALPGFKPAQPVVFCGLFPVDSAEFEDLRDAIDKLALNDASFSFEMETSAALGFGFRCGFLGLLHLEVIRDRIEREYNIELITTAPSVIYHVYMKDGEQIDLHNPADMPDMSKVDHIEEPRIKATILVPDEYLGDVLKLCQDRRGIQEDLTYAGTRAMVVYDLPLNEVVFDFYDRLKSVTKGYASFDYHLTGYREDNLVKMSVLVHDEPVDALSMMVHRDRAEMRGRAMCEKLKDLIPRHMFKIPIQAAIGGKVIARETLSALRKDVTAKCYGGDASRKRKLLDKQKAGKKKMRQFGKVDIPQEAFISALKMDN; this is encoded by the coding sequence ATGACAGAGCTCTCCAAGATCCGCAATTTCTCCATCGTCGCTCATATCGACCATGGCAAATCCACCCTCGCTGACCGGCTTATCCAGGAGACCGGCACGGTTGAGACGCGCGATATGAAAGAGCAGCTTTTGGACTCGATGGATATCGAGCGCGAGCGCGGCATCACCATCAAGGCCAACACCGTTCGGATCGACTACAAGGCCGACGATGGGGAGACCTATGTTCTGAACCTCATCGACACACCCGGCCACGTAGACTTTGCCTATGAGGTCTCCCGCTCCATGCGCGCGGTTGAAGGCTCACTCTTGGTGGTGGACAGCACCCAAGGGGTGGAGGCGCAGACGCTCGCGAATGTCTATCAGGCGATCGAGGCGGATCACGAGATCGTGCCGGTGCTGAACAAGATCGACTTGCCGGCCTCCGACTGTGACCGTGTGGCCGAGCAGATCGAGGATGTGATCGGCATCGATGCGACCGACGCCATTCAGGTTTCGGCCAAGACGGGGCAGGGCATCCACGAGACGCTGGAGGCCATCGTCCAGCAGCTGCCCGCACCCGAAGGCAACCGCGATGCGCCGCTCAAGGCGATGCTTGTGGACAGCTGGTATGATGCTTACCTTGGCGTGATAGTTCTGGTGCGCATCATGGATGGCGTGCTGAAAAAGGGCATGCGGGTCAAGTTCATGTCGAACGACACTCTGCACCACGTGGACCGGATCGGCGTCTTCCGCCCCGCGATGCAGGTGGTGGACGAGCTGGGGCCGGGCGAGATCGGCTTCCTCACCGCCTCGATCAAGCAGGTGCGCGACACCCGCGTCGGCGACACCATCACCAATGACCGCAACGGCACCGAAGTGGCTCTGCCCGGCTTCAAACCGGCGCAGCCCGTGGTGTTCTGTGGTCTCTTCCCGGTGGACAGCGCCGAATTCGAAGACCTGCGCGATGCTATCGACAAGCTGGCCCTCAACGATGCGTCGTTTAGTTTCGAGATGGAGACCTCGGCGGCGCTTGGCTTTGGCTTCCGCTGCGGCTTCCTGGGTCTGTTGCACCTTGAGGTGATCCGCGACCGGATTGAACGCGAATACAATATCGAGCTGATCACTACCGCGCCGAGCGTGATCTACCACGTTTACATGAAGGACGGGGAGCAGATTGACCTGCACAACCCCGCCGACATGCCCGACATGTCAAAGGTGGACCATATCGAAGAACCGCGCATCAAGGCGACCATTCTGGTGCCGGATGAATACCTTGGCGATGTGCTGAAGCTGTGCCAAGACCGCCGCGGCATTCAGGAAGACCTGACCTATGCGGGCACCCGCGCCATGGTGGTCTATGATCTGCCCTTGAACGAGGTGGTCTTTGACTTCTACGACCGTCTCAAATCGGTGACCAAGGGCTATGCCTCCTTTGACTATCACCTGACCGGTTATCGCGAGGACAACCTGGTGAAGATGTCGGTGCTGGTGCACGACGAACCCGTGGATGCACTGTCGATGATGGTGCACCGGGACCGCGCCGAGATGCGCGGCCGCGCCATGTGCGAAAAGCTCAAAGACCTGATCCCGCGCCATATGTTCAAGATCCCGATCCAGGCGGCCATCGGCGGCAAGGTGATCGCGCGCGAAACACTCTCGGCGCTGCGCAAGGACGTGACCGCGAAATGCTATGGCGGCGACGCCAGCCGGAAACGCAAGCTGCTCGACAAGCAGAAAGCGGGCAAGAAGAAGATGCGCCAGTTCGGCAAGGTCGACATCCCGCAGGAAGCCTTCATCTCGGCGCTGAAGATGGATAACTGA
- a CDS encoding LysR family transcriptional regulator: MLMKGVTLRGLEVFEALAKTGSVAQTAEITGLSQPAVSQQLRNLEKALAADLVDHGRRPMVLTPAGQTFLSRTEAVLSELRLAQSELTVVDLSHLPALAMGLIDDFDNDLTPRLVSILADSLTKCRFKMITAPSHDIIRAMEAKELHIAVAASLGTARDGIIEYPLVRDPFILVAPKGFIQPHAKGSARTDMEQMHTLPFLRYASEQLISQQIDTHLRQQNLSFESRFEIGSHLALMAMVARRVGWAITTPLGLMRAARFHDQIEAYALPFGSAARTISLFTSSDWADSVPRDVSQTMRHLIQSQIIEPALTRFPWLTNDFHVIDP, translated from the coding sequence ATGTTGATGAAGGGCGTAACCCTGCGAGGTCTTGAGGTTTTTGAAGCCTTGGCCAAGACCGGATCCGTTGCACAGACGGCCGAAATCACCGGACTGAGCCAACCCGCCGTGAGCCAGCAACTGCGCAATCTGGAAAAGGCCCTAGCAGCCGATCTGGTGGACCATGGCCGACGGCCGATGGTCTTGACACCCGCCGGACAAACCTTCCTGAGCAGGACCGAGGCCGTCCTGTCCGAACTGCGCCTTGCGCAAAGCGAGCTGACCGTCGTGGACCTCAGCCATCTTCCAGCCCTCGCAATGGGATTGATCGATGATTTCGACAACGACCTGACCCCGCGGCTGGTTTCCATCCTGGCGGACAGCCTGACCAAATGCCGCTTCAAGATGATTACCGCGCCAAGCCACGACATCATCCGCGCCATGGAGGCAAAGGAGCTTCATATAGCCGTTGCCGCGAGCCTTGGAACCGCGCGCGATGGCATAATCGAATATCCGCTGGTGCGGGACCCATTTATCCTGGTGGCCCCCAAGGGATTCATCCAGCCCCATGCCAAGGGTTCGGCGCGCACCGACATGGAGCAGATGCACACTCTGCCCTTCCTGAGATACGCCTCCGAGCAGCTGATTTCCCAGCAAATCGACACGCACCTGAGACAGCAGAACCTCAGCTTTGAAAGCCGCTTCGAGATCGGCTCCCACCTGGCGCTCATGGCGATGGTAGCGCGGCGAGTCGGCTGGGCGATCACGACGCCTCTTGGGCTGATGCGCGCCGCACGCTTCCATGATCAGATCGAAGCCTATGCCCTGCCTTTTGGCAGCGCAGCCCGCACGATCTCTCTTTTCACCAGTTCGGACTGGGCCGACAGTGTACCGCGGGACGTGTCACAGACCATGCGGCACCTGATCCAGAGCCAGATCATCGAACCGGCCTTGACCCGCTTCCCCTGGCTGACCAATGATTTTCATGTCATCGATCCGTAA
- a CDS encoding low molecular weight protein-tyrosine-phosphatase: MRKRILFVCLGNICRSPAAEGVFRGLVPEAETDSAGTARYHVGKPPYGPMQAAARARGVELSDLRARQFQSDDFLRFDLILAMDSENLADIEAQRPRDNNTPVQLFAPFAAGDGDQDVPDPYYTRDFEGCLDLIERAASGLASHLQGGAL; the protein is encoded by the coding sequence ATGCGTAAACGGATTTTGTTCGTCTGCCTAGGCAACATTTGCCGCTCGCCTGCGGCTGAAGGAGTGTTTCGGGGCCTGGTGCCAGAGGCGGAGACGGACAGTGCGGGCACGGCGCGCTATCATGTGGGTAAGCCGCCCTATGGCCCAATGCAGGCCGCCGCGCGGGCGCGCGGGGTCGAACTTTCGGATCTGCGGGCGCGTCAATTTCAATCGGATGACTTCTTGCGTTTCGATCTGATCCTGGCGATGGACAGCGAAAACCTGGCCGATATCGAAGCACAGCGTCCGCGCGACAATAATACTCCAGTCCAGCTGTTTGCGCCCTTTGCAGCGGGGGATGGCGACCAGGATGTGCCGGACCCTTACTACACGCGAGATTTTGAAGGATGTCTTGACCTGATAGAACGCGCGGCGTCGGGACTGGCATCACATTTGCAGGGCGGCGCGCTGTAA
- a CDS encoding NAD-dependent deacylase, whose amino-acid sequence MGKSEGKIVILTGAGISAESGLGTFRDEGGLWAQHRIEDVATPEGFSRDPELVHRFYNARRAQAAEATPNAAHIALANLQQNWPGEVVIITQNVDCLHEKGGASKVLHMHGVLDGALCASCDHRWPAPDEMHPSDTCPACRATSTRPDIVWFGEMPYDMEEIYDHLGDATMFASIGTSGQVYPAAAFVQEARMAGAHTIELNLEPSAGASSFGERRLGPATQIVPAWTNELLSGA is encoded by the coding sequence ATGGGAAAGAGCGAGGGCAAAATCGTCATTCTAACCGGCGCCGGAATATCTGCCGAAAGCGGTCTCGGGACATTTCGAGACGAAGGCGGCCTCTGGGCACAGCACCGGATCGAAGATGTTGCAACCCCCGAGGGCTTTTCCCGCGATCCAGAACTGGTGCACCGCTTCTATAACGCGCGAAGGGCACAGGCGGCAGAGGCCACACCGAACGCGGCCCATATTGCGCTTGCAAACCTGCAGCAGAACTGGCCCGGCGAAGTTGTGATCATCACCCAGAACGTGGACTGTCTGCATGAGAAGGGGGGCGCTTCAAAGGTTCTGCACATGCATGGTGTTCTGGACGGAGCACTATGTGCCAGCTGTGACCACCGCTGGCCAGCCCCGGACGAAATGCACCCGTCGGACACCTGCCCGGCCTGCCGTGCGACCAGCACGCGTCCCGATATCGTCTGGTTCGGAGAGATGCCCTACGACATGGAAGAGATCTACGATCACCTGGGCGATGCAACGATGTTTGCGTCGATCGGCACATCTGGGCAGGTCTACCCTGCCGCCGCCTTTGTCCAAGAGGCGCGCATGGCCGGGGCGCATACCATCGAGCTGAACCTTGAGCCATCTGCCGGGGCTTCCAGCTTTGGGGAACGCCGCCTAGGCCCCGCCACGCAGATTGTTCCGGCCTGGACAAACGAGCTTTTGTCCGGGGCCTAA
- a CDS encoding copper chaperone PCu(A)C — MSFKSFVFAATSATAITLAGAAMAGGMMVQDAYARVSTKMSASGAAFMQIMNHTGADDRLVDARSDVAERVELHTHLSDANGVMKMVHVEEGFAIPAGETHMLKRGGDHVMFLGLKESLHHGDLVSLTLVFEKAGEVSVEVPVDLERKPNHGGMKHGKHSN; from the coding sequence ATGTCTTTCAAATCCTTCGTATTCGCAGCCACTAGCGCCACCGCAATAACCCTGGCTGGAGCCGCCATGGCAGGGGGCATGATGGTGCAGGACGCCTATGCGCGCGTTTCCACCAAGATGTCTGCAAGCGGCGCCGCCTTCATGCAGATCATGAATCACACCGGTGCAGATGACCGGCTGGTCGACGCCCGTTCGGACGTGGCAGAGCGGGTTGAGCTGCACACGCACCTGAGCGACGCCAACGGTGTTATGAAGATGGTTCACGTTGAGGAGGGCTTTGCCATTCCCGCAGGCGAAACTCACATGCTCAAGCGCGGTGGCGATCACGTCATGTTCCTTGGCCTCAAGGAATCCCTTCATCACGGAGACTTGGTGTCGCTGACACTTGTGTTCGAAAAGGCAGGCGAAGTGAGTGTGGAGGTTCCGGTCGATCTGGAGCGCAAGCCCAACCACGGCGGTATGAAACACGGCAAGCACTCAAACTGA